A stretch of the Panicum virgatum strain AP13 chromosome 9N, P.virgatum_v5, whole genome shotgun sequence genome encodes the following:
- the LOC120689675 gene encoding glycine-rich cell wall structural protein 2-like — protein sequence MATGKLLAAALIVLLSIGITNAIRVVNHATADGQGRGGGGGSGTENAYGSGSGSGYGSGNSYDSTSQGTSSASGSGEGSGGGGWQGYDQYASGHGGGGASGSGHGDSGDFYSNGASYANGRGGGGGSGGSFGNGQGYGDGSGNGQGSAYSNGPYGSSDANSGGSGGGRGGGHDGGFGGGFGKGSGSSNGATWGGYNDGTVSEPPQAVSEPPQAVSEPPQAVSEPPLAY from the coding sequence ATGGCTACCGGTAAGCTCTTAGCTGCCGCTCTTATTGTCCTGTTAAGCATTGGAATAACCAATGCTATTAGGGTGGTAAACCATGCCACTGCTGATGGCCAAGGTAGAGGTGGGGGTGGCGGTAGCGGAACCGAAAACGCCTATGGCTCAGGCTCTGGATCTGGCTATGGCTCCGGCAATTCCTATGATAGTACTTCTCAGGGTACTTCTTCTGCTAGTGGATCTGGTGAGGGTTCTGGTGGTGGCGGTTGGCAAGGTTATGATCAATATGCCTCAGGTCACGGAGGAGGGGGTGCATCTGGCTCAGGCCATGGTGACTCCGGTGATTTTTACAGTAATGGGGCTTCCTATGCAAAtgggcgtgggggcggcggtggctccgGAGGAAGTTTTGGCAACGGCCAAGGGTATGGTGATGGTTCAGGAAATGGGCAAGGTTCTGCCTACAGCAATGGACCATATGGTTCAAGCGACGCCAATAGTGGAGGAAGCGGAGGTGGAAGGGGTGGTGGTCATGATGGTGGATTTGGCGGTGGTTTTGGCAAGGGGTCAGGAAGCAGCAATGGAGCTACTTGGGGTGGCTACAATGATGGCACTGTCAGCGAACCACCACAAGCGGTTAGCGAACCACCACAGGCGGTTAGCGAACCACCACAGGCGGTCAGCGAACCACCACTGGCTTATTAA